One Primulina tabacum isolate GXHZ01 chromosome 10, ASM2559414v2, whole genome shotgun sequence DNA segment encodes these proteins:
- the LOC142505252 gene encoding uncharacterized protein LOC142505252, translating into MHETEVHDLSDDADYAASVQLASGVMKRSDSGKRSSSSDLDGAEIVYTKDNVAIHPTQYASERISGRLKLIKQGNSLFMTWIPYKGQSSSARLSEKDMNLYTIRAVPFSDIHSIRRHTPTLGWQYVIVVMSSGLAFPPLYFYNGGVREFITTAKQHVVLVRSAEDANVFLVNDFQNPLQRTLSSLELPMAVSVANAPSPTLAASEFPSGAHQENDVSIKSSDSFQQNGQQRQKQHDPARDLSIQVLEKFSLVTRFARESTFQIFRDSHTDGFSINEGRKLDQSSPDHHLITASDESEKFPVASDPLEFDKLSLAWGKPRQPPLGHEEWTTFLDSEGRIMDSQALRKRIFYGGVEHNMRKMVWTFLLGYQSYDSTYAEREYLKSVKKTEYETIKKQWQSISPEQAKRFTKFRERKGLIDKDVVRTDRSLSFYDGDENSNVHLLHDILLTYSFYNFDLGYCQGMSDLLSPILFVMGDESESFWCFVSLMERLGPNFNRDQSGMHSQLFALSKLVELLDSPLHNYFAQNDCLNYFFCFRWLLIQFKRQFEYEKTMRMWEVLWTHYLSEHLHLYVCVAILKRHRAKIMGEKMDFDTLLKFINELSDHIDLDATLRDAEALCIYAGENGAASIPPGTPPSLPLEDASIYPQPDDDIL; encoded by the exons ATGCACGAGACGGAAGTCCATGATCTGTCGGATGATGCAGACTATGCTGCATCGGTTCAACTG GCCTCTGGTGTCATGAAACGGAGTGATAGCGGTAAAAGGAGCTCATCGAGTGACTTGGATGGTGCGGAGATCGTGTATACAAAGGATAACGTGGCAATTCATCCCACCCAATATGCTTCCGAGAGAATCAGCGGCCGGTTGAAGTTGATCAAGCAAGGGAATTCTCTTTTCATG ACATGGATTCCTTACAAAGGCCAAAGCTCGAGCGCTAGGTTGTCTGAGAAAG ATATGAATCTGTACACCATTAGGGCTGTGCCTTTTTCAGATATTCACTCAATACGTAGACATACTCCAACCCTGGGCTGGCAGTATGTTATAGTAGTTATGTCATCAG GACTAGCTTTTCCTCCCCTTTATTTCTACAATGGAGGAGTCAGAGAATTTATAACAACTGCTAAGCAGCACGTTGTCCTTGTGAG GTCAGCTGAAGATGCAAATGTTTTTCTCGTGAACGATTTTCAAAATCCTCTCCAG CGAACTCTGTCTTCCTTGGAGCTTCCTATGGCTGTTTCTGTTGCAAATGCCCCGTCTCCAACTCTTGCTGCTAGTGAATTCCCCTCAGGTGCTCATCAAGAAAATGATGTTTCCATCAAAAGCTCCGATAGTTTTCAGCAAAATGGTCAACAGAGGCAGAAACAACATGATCCCGCTCGGGACCTTTCAATACAAGTCTTGGAGAAATTCTCACTTGTCACTAGATTTGCTCGAGAATCAACTTTCCAGATCTTTCGGGATAGTCATACTGACGGATTTTCCATTAATGAAGGGAGGAAGCTTGATCAGTCTTCTCCAGATCATCACCTTATCACAGCATCTGATGAATCTGAAAAATTTCCTGTAGCATCTGATCCGTTGGAG TTTGATAAATTATCGCTAGCATGGGGAAAACCGCGTCAGCCACCATTGGGGCATGAAGAG TGGACTACATTCTTGGATTCAGAAGGGCGAATAATGGATTCACAAGCACTTAGAAAGAGAATCTTCTATGGGGGAGTTGAGCATAATATGCGAAAGATG GTTTGGACATTTTTATTAGGATACCAGTCATATGATTCAACGTATGCAGAGAGGGAATACCTGAAATCAGTAAAGAAAACTGAGTATGAAACAATTAAAAAACAGTGGCAG aGCATTTCACCTGAGCAGGCAAAAAGATTTACAAAATTCAGGGAGAGGAAAGGCCTTATTGACAAGGATGTG GTGAGGACTGACCGGTCACTCTCATTCTATGACGGTGATGAAAATTCCAATGTGCATCTCTTGCACGACATTCTGCTGACTTACTCATTTTACAACTTTGATCTTGGCTATTGCCAG GGAATGAGTGATCTTCTATCCCCAATCTTGTTTGTCATGGGAGATGAATCCGAGTCCTTTTGGTGCTTTGTTTCTCTCATGGAACGCCTTGGACCAAATTTCAATCGCGACCAAAGTGGGATGCATTCTCAACTTTTTGCATTGTCAAAG CTGGTCGAGTTGTTAGACAGCCCATTGCATAACTATTTTGCGCAGAATGATTGCTTGAACTATTTCTTCTGTTTTCGCTGGCTTCTTATACAGTTTAAGAGGCAA TTTGAATATGAGAAGACAATGCGTATGTGGGAGGTACTATGGACCCATTATCTAAGTGAGCATCTCCACCTATATGTCTGTGTCGCTATCCTCAAAAGACACCGTGCTAAAATAATGGGAGAAAAAATGGATTTCGATACACTCCTAAAATTTATCAATGAACTGAGTGATCACATTGATCTCGATGCGACCCTCAGGGATGCAGAAGCCTTGTGTATATATGCTGGTGAGAATGGCGCGGCTTCTATCCCACCTGGAACCCCACCTTCTCTGCCACTTGAGGATGCTTCGATATATCCTCAACCAGATGATGATATACTGTAG
- the LOC142505420 gene encoding uncharacterized protein LOC142505420, which produces MAPRSHRLSSRRTPRKFLFILLLILGPIGVIGIFAYSQKISYFFRPIWDNPPPPFEHLPHYYAENVSMGNLCHLHGWSLRSEPRRVFDGIIFSNELDMLEIRWNELYPYVNKFVILEANTTFTGIPKPLYFATNRNRFAFAEEKVVHGVFPGRIASYGSHEDPFKLEAEHRIAMNGLLRQAGIAVGDLLIISDTDEIPSPHTVKLLKWCEGAPSVLHLEMKNYMYSFEFPVDYSSWRATIHIFNQHTQYRHSRQTDVIFSDAGWHCSFCFRYLREFAFKMTAYSHADRVRRKEFLKYSRIQELICQGDDLFDMLPEEYSFKDLIKKMGSIPRSASAVHIPAYLIENAKKFEFLLPGGCLRSPG; this is translated from the coding sequence ATGGCCCCAAGATCTCATCGTCTCTCCTCCAGACGCACTCCTCGAAAGTTCCTTTTCATTCTTCTCTTAATACTTGGACCAATTGGTGTCATTGGAATTTTTGCCTACAGTCAGAAGATCTCATATTTTTTCCGCCCGATATGGGACAATCCTCCTCCACCATTCGAGCACTTACCACATTATTATGCAGAGAATGTTTCTATGGGAAACCTTTGTCATCTCCATGGTTGGTCCTTAAGATCAGAGCCACGCAGAGTTTTTGATGGAATCATATTCAGCAATGAACTGGACATGCTTGAGATTCGGTGGAACGAACTCTATCCATATGTTAATAAATTCGTAATCCTGGAAGCTAATACTACTTTCACAGGTATTCCAAAGCCTCTCTACTTCGCTACAAATCGCAACAGATTTGCTTTTGCCGAAGAAAAAGTGGTCCATGGCGTATTCCCGGGTAGAATTGCATCATACGGGTCACATGAAGACCCATTCAAACTCGAAGCGGAGCACCGTATAGCCATGAATGGGCTGCTTCGTCAGGCTGGTATAGCAGTTGGTGACCTACTCATCATATCAGACACCGATGAAATCCCAAGTCCCCATACTGTGAAACTACTGAAATGGTGTGAGGGGGCTCCTTCTGTGCTTCATCTTGAAATGAAGAATTATATGTATTCCTTCGAGTTCCCAGTCGACTATAGCAGCTGGCGTGCTACCATCCACATATTCAACCAACATACCCAATACCGTCATTCTCGCCAGACTGATGTTATTTTCTCTGATGCAGGGTGGCATTGTAGCTTTTGCTTTCGGTATCTTAGAGAATTTGCATTCAAAATGACAGCATATAGTCATGCGGACCGGGTAAGGCGAAAAGAGTTTTTGAAATATTCAAGAATTCAGGAACTCATATGTCAGGGAGATGATTTGTTCGATATGTTGCCTGAGGAGTATTCTTTCAAGGACTTGATCAAGAAAATGGGTTCAATTCCCAGGTCGGCCTCTGCAGTTCATATTCCTGCATATTTGATTGAAAATGCGAAGAAGTTCGAGTTCCTACTTCCCGGAGGCTGTTTACGTTCACCAGGCTGA